A window of Lacibacter sediminis contains these coding sequences:
- a CDS encoding ORF6N domain-containing protein — MQIIVSIQNRIYEIRGERVMLDFDLAALYEVPTKVLNQAVKRNVKRFPADFMFRLTAAEWKTIRSQIVTPSESDGVLRSQIVTASQSKRNTTVAPYAFTEQGVAMLSGILNSDKAIQMNIAIMRAFVEIRKILLKENDLKEQMKEIKDRIGEHDVQLNQIYDAMENLLDEKAAERKWDERERIGFKRK; from the coding sequence ATGCAAATCATCGTAAGTATTCAAAACCGCATTTATGAAATTCGGGGTGAACGTGTCATGCTTGACTTTGACCTTGCTGCTCTTTACGAAGTTCCAACCAAAGTGCTTAATCAGGCTGTAAAACGGAATGTCAAACGATTTCCCGCTGATTTTATGTTTCGCTTGACTGCTGCTGAATGGAAGACTATCCGGTCACAAATTGTGACTCCATCGGAAAGTGACGGAGTTTTGAGGTCACAAATTGTGACCGCATCCCAGAGTAAACGAAATACTACGGTTGCACCCTATGCTTTCACCGAACAAGGTGTTGCCATGCTAAGCGGCATCCTCAACAGCGATAAAGCTATTCAAATGAACATTGCCATTATGAGGGCATTTGTAGAAATCAGGAAAATATTACTGAAAGAAAATGACTTGAAAGAGCAGATGAAAGAAATCAAGGATCGAATAGGTGAACATGATGTTCAGCTCAATCAGATATATGATGCGATGGAAAATTTATTGGATGAGAAAGCTGCTGAACGGAAATGGGATGAAAGGGAAAGGATTGGCTTCAAGAGAAAATAG
- the sufB gene encoding Fe-S cluster assembly protein SufB, which yields MSEMLNTLEQTALSEYKYGWVTDIEADEAPPGLSEDIVRFISAKKKEPEWMLEWRLKAYRHWLKMTEPEWANVKYPKVDYNSIKYYSAPKQKKTLNSLDEVDPELRATFEKLGISLDEQKRLSNVAVDAVIDSVSIATTFKKELAELGIIFCSMSEAVQEHPELIKKWLGSVVPMTDNYFSALNSAVFSDGSFCYIPKGVKSPMELSTYFRINAENTGQFERTLIVAEEGSYVSYLEGCTAPMRDENQLHAAVVEIVALDNAEVKYSTVQNWYPGDKDGKGGIYNFVTKRGICAGVNSKISWTQVETGSAVTWKYPSVILKGDNSQGEFYSVAVTNNHQQADTGTKMMHIGKNTRSRIVSKGISAGFSQNSYRGLVQVGKNATNARNFSQCDSLLLGDKCGAHTFPYIEVKNSTAQVEHEATTSKIGEDQIFYCNQRGLDTETAVALIINGFAKEVMNQLPMEFAVEAQKLLAISLEGSVG from the coding sequence ATGAGTGAGATGCTCAATACACTGGAGCAAACGGCCCTGAGTGAGTACAAATATGGTTGGGTAACCGACATTGAAGCCGACGAGGCGCCTCCCGGACTTAGTGAAGACATTGTGCGTTTCATCAGCGCCAAAAAGAAAGAGCCCGAATGGATGCTGGAATGGCGACTCAAAGCCTACCGTCATTGGTTAAAAATGACCGAGCCGGAGTGGGCCAATGTGAAGTACCCCAAGGTAGATTACAACTCCATTAAATACTATAGTGCCCCCAAACAGAAGAAAACCCTCAACAGCCTCGACGAAGTAGATCCTGAATTAAGGGCTACGTTTGAGAAACTGGGTATTTCTTTGGATGAGCAAAAGCGTTTGAGCAATGTGGCGGTGGATGCCGTGATCGATTCGGTTTCTATTGCGACGACATTTAAAAAAGAATTGGCTGAGCTCGGTATTATTTTCTGCAGCATGAGCGAAGCGGTTCAGGAACATCCGGAGCTGATCAAAAAATGGTTGGGTTCGGTGGTGCCGATGACCGATAATTATTTTTCTGCATTAAATAGTGCGGTGTTTAGCGATGGTAGTTTCTGCTACATTCCAAAAGGTGTAAAAAGCCCGATGGAGTTGAGTACTTACTTCCGAATCAACGCAGAAAACACCGGTCAATTTGAACGTACACTCATTGTTGCCGAAGAAGGCAGCTATGTAAGTTATCTCGAAGGTTGTACTGCTCCTATGCGTGATGAAAATCAATTGCACGCTGCGGTAGTGGAAATTGTTGCACTCGATAATGCAGAAGTTAAATATTCAACTGTACAAAACTGGTACCCCGGTGATAAAGATGGCAAGGGTGGTATCTACAACTTCGTAACCAAGCGTGGTATTTGTGCAGGTGTTAATTCAAAGATCAGCTGGACGCAGGTTGAAACCGGTTCTGCAGTTACATGGAAATATCCTTCTGTAATTTTAAAAGGCGATAACAGCCAGGGTGAATTTTATTCTGTTGCTGTTACCAACAATCATCAGCAGGCCGATACCGGTACCAAGATGATGCACATTGGTAAGAACACAAGAAGCCGAATTGTATCGAAAGGTATTTCTGCGGGCTTTAGTCAAAACTCTTATCGTGGTTTGGTGCAGGTTGGTAAAAATGCCACCAATGCAAGAAACTTTTCACAGTGTGATAGTTTGTTACTCGGTGACAAATGTGGTGCACACACCTTCCCATACATTGAAGTAAAGAACAGCACCGCACAGGTAGAGCATGAAGCCACTACTTCTAAAATTGGTGAAGACCAGATATTCTATTGCAACCAACGTGGTCTCGATACGGAAACGGCCGTTGCATTGATCATTAATGGTTTTGCTAAAGAAGTCATGAATCAATTACCAATGGAGTTTGCTGTGGAAGCACAGAAACTGTTGGCGATTTCATTAGAAGGAAGTGTAGGATAA
- the sufC gene encoding Fe-S cluster assembly ATPase SufC, protein MLSIKNLQARIEEKEILKGINLDIKAGEVHAIMGPNGSGKSTLASVLAGRSDYEVTAGSVDFLGKDLLELSPEDRAREGVFLAFQYPIEIPGVSTTNFVKTAVNEIRKYRGEEPMDAVAFLKLMKERMKLVNIDQALLSRSLNEGFSGGEKKRNEIFQMAMLEPKLAILDETDSGLDIDALRIVAEGVNKLKSKDNATLVITHYQRLLDYIVPDYVHILYKGRIVKTGGKELAVELEEKGYDFIKEELGEEVEA, encoded by the coding sequence ATGTTATCAATCAAAAATTTACAGGCAAGGATTGAAGAGAAGGAAATCTTAAAAGGCATCAACCTCGATATTAAAGCAGGCGAAGTGCATGCGATCATGGGACCAAACGGAAGTGGTAAGTCTACATTGGCTTCTGTATTAGCTGGTCGTTCTGATTATGAAGTAACTGCCGGGAGTGTTGATTTCTTAGGTAAAGATCTGTTAGAGCTTTCTCCTGAAGATCGTGCACGTGAAGGTGTGTTTCTTGCGTTTCAATACCCGATTGAAATTCCTGGTGTAAGCACTACCAACTTTGTAAAGACAGCAGTGAATGAGATCCGCAAGTATCGTGGTGAAGAACCAATGGATGCAGTGGCTTTTTTGAAGTTGATGAAAGAAAGAATGAAGCTCGTGAATATTGATCAGGCTTTGTTAAGCCGTTCATTGAACGAAGGTTTCAGTGGTGGTGAAAAGAAACGTAATGAAATTTTTCAGATGGCGATGCTTGAACCAAAGCTGGCTATTCTGGATGAAACAGATAGTGGTTTGGATATTGACGCCCTGCGTATTGTAGCAGAAGGTGTAAACAAACTTAAATCAAAAGACAACGCTACATTGGTGATTACGCACTATCAGCGTTTGCTCGATTATATTGTTCCTGATTATGTACACATCCTCTATAAAGGACGCATCGTAAAAACAGGTGGTAAAGAATTGGCAGTCGAACTGGAAGAAAAAGGATACGATTTCATTAAAGAAGAATTGGGAGAAGAAGTAGAAGCGTAA
- the sufD gene encoding Fe-S cluster assembly protein SufD — MSELKSLIQDKLSKESFSGNGSLKALSQRGLELFNEQGIPTVKHEEWKYTRISAVLNKDFSYAEGATAITAKDVDEFRLPGYEDANELVFVNGIYHAELSNIRSSVDELVIIPLSEAVKGEYKSIVDSNLGHSANYHKDGINALNNAFAYQGLFISVKKNKSVEHPLYCYYINDARTENVLSQPRTLIHVAVNAEVKIVEEEVTIGTSDSFINKISEIVVEENAQVHLYKIQNEDSHSSCVKTTHVRQVGVSKVNSVTITLNGGVIRNNLNFILEAPGCESNMYGLYCVKGDTHVDNHTIVDNKMPNSLSNELYKGIIDENATAVFNGKIFVRQDAQKTNAYQSNKNILLSDTATVNTKPQLEIFADDVKCSHGCTIGRLDEDALFYLQARGIGDKAAKALLLHAFAIEILEKIELEPIRQYVDQIISERLDFEI, encoded by the coding sequence ATGTCAGAATTAAAAAGTTTAATACAGGATAAGCTCAGCAAAGAATCATTCAGCGGCAATGGTTCGTTAAAAGCATTGAGTCAAAGAGGATTGGAGCTCTTTAACGAGCAGGGTATCCCTACAGTAAAGCATGAGGAGTGGAAGTACACACGCATCAGTGCAGTGCTCAATAAAGATTTCTCTTATGCAGAAGGCGCTACGGCAATCACTGCAAAAGATGTGGATGAGTTTCGTTTGCCGGGCTATGAAGATGCGAATGAGTTGGTTTTTGTGAACGGGATTTATCACGCTGAACTTTCGAACATCCGTTCATCAGTTGATGAGTTGGTGATTATTCCCTTGAGCGAAGCAGTAAAAGGAGAATACAAATCGATCGTTGACAGCAATCTTGGTCACAGTGCCAACTACCATAAAGATGGTATCAACGCATTGAACAATGCATTTGCATATCAAGGTTTGTTTATTTCTGTAAAGAAAAATAAATCAGTAGAACATCCACTGTATTGCTATTATATCAACGATGCAAGAACAGAGAATGTGTTGTCGCAACCACGCACATTGATTCATGTGGCGGTGAATGCAGAAGTAAAGATCGTGGAGGAAGAAGTAACCATCGGCACAAGCGATTCTTTTATCAACAAGATATCTGAGATCGTTGTGGAAGAAAATGCACAGGTGCATTTATATAAAATTCAGAACGAAGACAGCCACAGCAGTTGTGTAAAAACAACGCATGTGCGCCAGGTAGGAGTGAGCAAGGTGAATTCGGTAACCATTACACTCAATGGTGGTGTTATCCGTAACAACCTCAACTTTATTTTAGAAGCGCCGGGTTGCGAAAGCAATATGTACGGTTTGTATTGTGTGAAGGGCGATACGCATGTTGATAATCACACCATCGTTGATAATAAGATGCCAAACAGTTTAAGTAATGAACTGTATAAAGGCATTATTGATGAAAATGCAACAGCCGTATTTAATGGTAAGATTTTTGTTCGTCAGGATGCACAAAAGACAAACGCCTATCAAAGCAATAAAAATATTTTATTGAGTGATACTGCAACAGTGAATACCAAACCACAGCTCGAGATTTTTGCTGATGATGTAAAATGTTCACATGGTTGTACCATTGGCCGTCTTGATGAAGATGCTTTGTTTTATTTGCAGGCAAGAGGTATTGGTGATAAGGCTGCAAAAGCTTTACTGCTCCATGCATTTGCCATTGAAATATTAGAGAAGATTGAACTGGAGCCGATCCGTCAATATGTTGATCAGATCATTTCTGAGCGTTTGGATTTTGAAATATAA
- a CDS encoding cysteine desulfurase — protein sequence MSTTALHIAFDVDQVRRHFPILNREVKGKPLVYFDNAATTQKPVEVIDALTSYYQYFNANIHRGIHSLAEEATAAYEATRDTVQQFINAKQREEIIFTRGVTESINLVAYTWARTNLKAGDEIIISGMEHHSNIVPWQLITEMTGATLKVIPVDDNGELLMDEFHKLLTEKVKLVSVVHASNSLGTINPVKEIIDAAHKVGAIVMLDGAQSTVHLDIDVQELDCDFFAISSHKVYGPTGIGVLYGKRALLEAMPPFMGGGEMIKDVTFEKTTWNELPYKFEAGTPNIADTVALKAAIDFVQRIGKKQIRMHEEQLLQYATEELQSINGIRLIGTAKQKVSVASFVVEGVHPQDLGILLDNQGVAVRTGHHCTQPLMNRFDIPGTTRASFAMYNTKDEIDVMIAGLHKAIKLLR from the coding sequence ATGTCAACAACAGCTTTACATATAGCATTTGATGTAGACCAGGTAAGAAGGCATTTCCCGATTTTGAATCGTGAAGTAAAGGGAAAGCCTTTGGTTTATTTTGATAATGCAGCTACTACACAGAAACCTGTGGAAGTGATTGATGCGTTAACAAGCTACTATCAATATTTTAATGCAAATATTCACCGCGGTATTCATTCGTTAGCTGAAGAAGCAACCGCTGCTTACGAAGCCACAAGAGATACGGTGCAGCAATTCATCAATGCCAAGCAGCGTGAAGAAATTATTTTCACACGTGGTGTTACCGAAAGCATCAACCTCGTTGCCTATACTTGGGCACGCACCAATCTCAAGGCAGGTGATGAGATCATCATCAGCGGCATGGAGCACCACAGCAATATTGTTCCCTGGCAATTGATCACTGAAATGACCGGTGCAACGTTGAAAGTAATTCCGGTTGATGATAACGGTGAATTGTTAATGGATGAATTTCACAAACTGCTGACTGAAAAAGTGAAGCTGGTTTCTGTGGTACATGCGTCCAATTCATTAGGGACCATCAACCCGGTAAAAGAAATCATTGATGCTGCCCATAAGGTTGGAGCCATCGTCATGCTCGATGGCGCACAATCAACTGTTCACTTAGATATCGATGTACAGGAACTCGATTGCGATTTTTTTGCCATCAGTTCACACAAAGTATATGGTCCCACAGGTATTGGTGTGTTGTATGGTAAAAGAGCTTTGCTCGAAGCCATGCCCCCGTTCATGGGTGGTGGAGAAATGATCAAGGATGTAACATTTGAAAAAACAACCTGGAACGAATTGCCTTACAAATTCGAAGCAGGTACACCCAATATTGCAGATACTGTTGCTTTAAAAGCAGCGATTGATTTTGTACAACGTATCGGCAAGAAACAGATCCGTATGCACGAAGAACAGCTTCTGCAATATGCAACAGAAGAATTACAAAGTATCAACGGTATACGTTTGATTGGTACAGCAAAACAGAAAGTGAGTGTTGCATCATTTGTGGTGGAAGGCGTTCATCCGCAGGACTTAGGTATTCTTTTGGATAATCAAGGTGTAGCTGTGCGTACAGGTCATCATTGTACACAACCTTTGATGAACCGTTTTGATATTCCCGGTACAACAAGAGCAAGTTTTGCGATGTACAATACCAAAGATGAAATTGATGTGATGATTGCGGGCTTACATAAAGCAATTAAGTTATTAAGATGA
- a CDS encoding SufE family protein, whose protein sequence is MSEVKSIAEIEEEIVEDFSLFDTWDEKYEYIIDMGKKLKPLEDEHKKDENKIKGCQSTVWMVSELKDGKVFYRAESDAVIVKGLVSMLIRVLSGHAPSEIINAKLDFIDKIGMKQHLAQTRSNGLLSMVKQMKLDATVYLAQQATKN, encoded by the coding sequence ATGAGCGAAGTAAAATCGATAGCAGAAATAGAAGAAGAGATTGTTGAGGATTTCTCCCTCTTCGATACATGGGATGAAAAGTATGAATACATCATCGACATGGGAAAGAAACTGAAGCCTTTGGAAGACGAACATAAGAAAGATGAGAATAAGATCAAGGGTTGTCAGAGCACAGTATGGATGGTGAGCGAATTGAAAGATGGCAAAGTGTTCTACCGTGCAGAAAGCGATGCAGTAATTGTGAAAGGTTTGGTGAGCATGCTCATTCGTGTATTGAGCGGACATGCACCAAGCGAGATCATTAACGCAAAGCTCGATTTTATTGATAAGATCGGTATGAAACAACACCTGGCACAAACCAGAAGCAATGGTTTGCTGAGCATGGTGAAACAAATGAAATTGGATGCAACAGTTTATTTAGCACAACAAGCAACTAAAAACTGA
- a CDS encoding DUF59 domain-containing protein, translated as MSLNKDDIKERIIEKLQTVFDPELPVNIYDLGLIYKIDVNDKGYANITMTLTAPSCPAAQSLPVEVDQKTREVEGVTDANVMITWTPKWEKSMMSEVAALELGFM; from the coding sequence ATGAGTTTAAATAAAGACGATATCAAAGAAAGGATCATCGAGAAACTGCAAACGGTATTTGATCCGGAGTTGCCGGTGAATATCTATGATCTTGGATTGATCTATAAGATTGATGTGAATGATAAGGGGTATGCAAATATCACGATGACATTAACAGCGCCGAGTTGTCCGGCAGCACAATCATTACCCGTGGAAGTAGATCAAAAGACAAGAGAAGTAGAAGGTGTGACAGATGCAAATGTGATGATAACCTGGACACCCAAGTGGGAAAAGAGTATGATGAGCGAAGTGGCAGCATTAGAATTAGGATTTATGTAA
- a CDS encoding BrxA/BrxB family bacilliredoxin, translated as MAMISLDSLMGNQGPSYPEQIAAPYRKELVDAGFEQMMSVEDVENVLSGNPGKTILVVLNSVCGCSARVSRPGALLSFFNHVVPDVKATLFAGMEKEAVVHFREKYLSGVTPSSPNVLLLKDGKVLLHLQRHQIETTDAGTIADSLITAYNEHCTKQTTDEEREELRTYFKNLYQVDPLATQA; from the coding sequence ATGGCAATGATTTCTTTAGATAGTTTAATGGGCAACCAAGGTCCCAGCTATCCCGAACAAATAGCAGCACCTTACCGGAAAGAGTTGGTAGATGCAGGTTTTGAACAAATGATGAGCGTGGAAGATGTGGAGAACGTATTGAGCGGTAATCCTGGCAAAACAATATTGGTTGTATTGAACAGTGTATGCGGTTGTAGCGCAAGAGTTAGTAGACCGGGTGCATTGCTCAGCTTCTTTAATCATGTAGTGCCCGATGTAAAAGCAACACTGTTTGCAGGTATGGAAAAGGAAGCGGTTGTACATTTCCGTGAGAAATATCTCAGCGGTGTTACACCTTCCTCACCCAATGTACTGTTGTTGAAAGATGGTAAGGTATTGTTGCATTTACAGCGTCACCAGATCGAAACAACTGATGCAGGCACTATCGCTGATTCATTGATCACTGCTTACAATGAGCATTGTACAAAACAAACGACAGATGAAGAGCGTGAAGAGTTGAGAACTTATTTCAAAAATTTATACCAGGTAGATCCATTAGCAACACAAGCCTAA
- a CDS encoding RrF2 family transcriptional regulator — MKITSSEEYGIRILIRIASANPVEGLSIPQLSEAEKLTEPHVAKICRTLRMEGFINSTPGYKGGYVLAKPAELIIINDVLKALGGTLFDQQFCEAHTGLGRLCTNSVDCSTRSLWKMIQYTLDNLLNKLTLKDLMVNEKEVELKLEAILQRNVEELMK; from the coding sequence ATGAAAATTACTTCATCAGAAGAGTACGGTATCAGAATCCTCATCCGCATTGCATCGGCTAATCCCGTTGAAGGGTTGAGTATTCCCCAGTTGAGTGAAGCTGAAAAACTCACCGAGCCGCATGTCGCTAAGATCTGTCGCACCTTGCGTATGGAAGGTTTTATCAACAGCACACCCGGTTACAAAGGTGGTTATGTGTTGGCGAAACCTGCAGAGCTGATCATCATCAACGATGTGCTGAAAGCATTGGGTGGAACATTGTTCGATCAACAGTTTTGTGAAGCACATACAGGTCTTGGTCGCTTGTGTACCAACTCGGTTGATTGCAGTACCCGTTCATTATGGAAAATGATCCAGTACACACTCGATAATCTCCTGAATAAATTAACGCTGAAAGATCTGATGGTGAATGAAAAGGAAGTAGAGCTGAAGCTGGAAGCGATATTGCAGAGGAATGTTGAAGAATTAATGAAGTAA
- the mtaB gene encoding tRNA (N(6)-L-threonylcarbamoyladenosine(37)-C(2))-methylthiotransferase MtaB, which produces MAAAKSVAFHTLGCKLNYSETSTLSRQLENEGFEKKEFEDLADVYVINTCSVTDNADKECRQLVRRIQRKSPESLVVITGCYAQLKPKEIAEIPGVDLVLGAAEKFNIASHIRELAKGDSAKISSCEIEEVSGFNASYSINDRTRTFLKVQDGCDYTCSFCTIPQARGKSRSDNVANVIANAKEIAAGGSKEIVLTGVNLGDFGKGADGNGSPSIYNREENFFDLIQQLDEVEGIERYRISSIEPNLLTNEIIEFVSRSKKFMPHFHIPLQSGSNAVLGMMRRRYKRELYAERVALIKELMPYCCIGVDVIVGFPGETDELFQETFDFLHALDISYLHVFTYSERDNTHALTLGPVVPMTVRYERNKTLRNLSYMKMQYFTQQHAGETRPVLFEGHSKNGMMEGYTDNYIKITAPEKKEWVNEIVDWKI; this is translated from the coding sequence ATGGCAGCAGCAAAATCAGTCGCATTTCACACACTCGGTTGTAAACTCAACTACTCCGAAACTTCCACACTCAGCCGACAGCTGGAGAATGAAGGTTTTGAGAAGAAAGAGTTTGAAGACCTGGCCGATGTGTATGTGATCAATACCTGTTCTGTTACTGATAATGCCGATAAAGAATGCAGGCAGCTGGTGCGTCGCATCCAACGCAAGTCACCGGAAAGTTTAGTGGTGATCACCGGTTGCTATGCTCAATTGAAACCAAAAGAAATTGCAGAGATACCCGGTGTTGATCTGGTGTTGGGTGCTGCAGAAAAATTCAACATTGCTTCGCACATCCGTGAACTGGCGAAAGGCGATAGTGCAAAGATCAGCAGTTGCGAAATTGAAGAAGTGAGTGGTTTCAATGCATCCTATTCCATCAACGACCGTACACGTACATTTTTAAAAGTACAGGACGGTTGCGATTATACCTGTTCGTTCTGCACCATTCCGCAGGCACGTGGTAAAAGCAGAAGTGATAATGTGGCGAATGTGATTGCCAATGCAAAAGAAATTGCAGCAGGTGGCAGTAAAGAAATTGTGTTGACGGGTGTGAACCTTGGTGATTTTGGTAAAGGTGCCGATGGTAATGGTTCGCCTTCAATTTATAACCGTGAAGAAAATTTCTTTGATCTCATTCAGCAGTTAGATGAAGTGGAAGGTATCGAACGTTACCGCATCTCTTCGATTGAGCCAAACCTGCTCACCAATGAGATCATTGAATTTGTAAGCAGAAGTAAAAAGTTTATGCCGCATTTTCATATTCCCTTACAGAGTGGAAGTAATGCGGTGTTGGGTATGATGCGTCGCCGCTACAAACGTGAATTGTATGCTGAACGTGTGGCACTCATTAAAGAACTGATGCCGTATTGCTGTATTGGTGTAGATGTGATCGTTGGTTTCCCCGGCGAAACGGATGAACTCTTTCAGGAAACATTCGACTTCTTACATGCACTCGATATCTCTTACCTGCATGTATTCACTTATTCTGAACGTGACAACACACATGCCTTAACGCTTGGGCCTGTTGTGCCGATGACCGTACGTTATGAACGTAATAAAACACTCCGCAATCTTTCTTACATGAAGATGCAATACTTCACCCAGCAACATGCAGGAGAAACAAGACCGGTATTGTTTGAAGGACATAGCAAGAACGGCATGATGGAAGGTTATACCGATAACTATATTAAGATCACTGCGCCGGAGAAGAAAGAATGGGTGAATGAGATAGTGGATTGGAAGATATAA